One genomic window of Rhizomicrobium sp. includes the following:
- a CDS encoding MarR family transcriptional regulator, with product MTEPFYNLENFEADTSIGCLLRRLTNLMVPRAEARFHEDGLTFSHWVALMCLRDGLATTCADISRHMNYDSGAITRVVDQLEARGFVTRNRSQTDRRVVHLALTPEGRAVTKSMATPTIAFWNELLGDFSHEEAAQLVALLARLLSRMEKTPVEPVVKADAA from the coding sequence ATGACCGAGCCGTTCTACAACCTGGAGAATTTCGAGGCGGACACCTCCATCGGGTGCCTCTTGCGCCGGCTGACCAATCTCATGGTCCCCCGCGCCGAGGCGCGGTTCCACGAGGACGGCCTCACCTTCTCGCACTGGGTGGCATTGATGTGCCTGCGCGACGGGCTGGCGACGACCTGCGCCGACATCTCCCGCCACATGAATTACGACAGCGGCGCGATCACCCGGGTGGTGGATCAGCTCGAAGCGCGCGGCTTCGTCACGCGCAACCGCAGCCAGACCGACCGGCGCGTGGTGCATCTCGCGCTGACGCCGGAAGGCCGCGCCGTCACCAAGTCCATGGCGACGCCGACGATCGCGTTCTGGAACGAGCTGCTCGGCGATTTCTCCCACGAAGAGGCGGCGCAGCTTGTCGCGTTGCTGGCGCGCCTTCTGAGCCGCATGGAAAAGACGCCCGTCGAGCCGGTGGTGAAAGCCGACGCCGCATGA